In Sulfitobacter sp. M39, the following proteins share a genomic window:
- the glyA gene encoding serine hydroxymethyltransferase: MSGFFTTPLSEADPEIFGSITDELGRQRNEIELIASENIVSAAVMAAQGSVMTNKYAEGYPGRRYYGGCDFVDVAENLAIERACKLFNCDFANVQPNSGSQANQGVFTALLQPGDTILGMSLDAGGHLTHGAKPNQSGKWFNAIQYGVRKQDNQLDYDQVEALAKEHQPKLIIAGGSAIPRQIDFKRMREIADMVGAYLQVDMAHFAGLVAAGEHPSPFPHAHVATTTTHKTLRGPRGGMILTNDEALAKKFNSAIFPGIQGGPLMHVIAAKAVAFGEALKPEFKTYIQQVIKNAQALSDQLIKGGLDTITHGTDTHLLLVDLRPKGVKGNDTEKALGRAHITCNKNGVPFDPEKPMVTSGIRLGSPAATTRGFGEDEFRQIADWIIEVVDGLAANGADGNAEVEAKVKAEVEALCARFPIYPNL; encoded by the coding sequence ATGTCCGGTTTTTTCACCACCCCCCTGTCCGAAGCCGATCCCGAAATCTTTGGGTCCATCACAGACGAGCTGGGCCGCCAGCGTAACGAGATCGAACTGATCGCCTCCGAAAACATCGTGTCTGCGGCTGTCATGGCGGCGCAGGGGTCGGTGATGACCAACAAATATGCCGAAGGCTACCCGGGCCGTCGCTATTATGGCGGGTGTGATTTTGTCGATGTGGCGGAAAACCTGGCGATCGAACGCGCGTGCAAACTGTTCAACTGCGACTTCGCCAACGTGCAACCGAATTCGGGCAGCCAGGCCAACCAGGGCGTGTTCACCGCGCTGCTGCAACCCGGTGACACCATTCTGGGCATGAGCCTCGACGCGGGCGGCCACCTGACCCACGGGGCCAAGCCGAACCAATCCGGCAAATGGTTCAACGCCATCCAGTACGGTGTGCGCAAACAAGACAACCAGCTAGACTATGACCAGGTCGAAGCGCTCGCGAAAGAGCACCAGCCCAAGCTGATCATCGCCGGTGGTTCCGCCATCCCGCGCCAGATCGACTTCAAGCGCATGCGCGAGATTGCCGATATGGTCGGTGCCTACCTGCAAGTAGACATGGCCCACTTTGCCGGTCTGGTCGCTGCGGGCGAACACCCCTCCCCCTTCCCCCATGCGCATGTAGCGACAACCACCACACATAAAACCCTGCGCGGTCCGCGCGGCGGCATGATCCTGACCAACGACGAAGCGCTGGCGAAAAAGTTCAACTCGGCCATCTTCCCCGGTATTCAAGGTGGCCCGCTGATGCATGTGATCGCGGCCAAGGCCGTGGCCTTTGGTGAGGCGCTCAAGCCCGAGTTCAAGACCTACATCCAACAGGTCATCAAGAACGCCCAAGCACTCAGCGACCAGCTGATCAAAGGCGGGCTCGACACGATCACGCACGGCACCGACACCCACCTGCTGCTGGTCGACCTGCGCCCCAAAGGCGTCAAAGGGAACGACACCGAAAAAGCACTGGGTCGCGCGCATATCACCTGTAACAAGAACGGCGTGCCGTTCGATCCTGAAAAGCCTATGGTCACCTCCGGCATCCGTTTGGGATCGCCGGCGGCAACAACACGCGGGTTTGGCGAGGATGAATTCCGTCAGATCGCCGACTGGATCATCGAGGTTGTCGACGGGCTGGCTGCCAATGGTGCCGATGGCAACGCCGAGGTCGAAGCCAAGGTCAAAGCCGAAGTCGAAGCGCTCTGCGCCCGCTTCCCGATCTATCCCAACCTCTAA
- a CDS encoding alpha/beta fold hydrolase, which translates to MLNYTEYGTKGDAPALLIVHGLFGSGRNWGVIAKRMSDQRRVVTVDMRNHGDSPRAQTQSYPEMAADLAEVITHLGAPMDVCGHSMGGKAAMMLALNHPELVNRLVVADIAPVAYGHSQQEFIDAMRRVDLGTLTRRSDASDQLAAAGVEPALQSFFTQSLDVPNKTWKLNLDVLEAEMSKIVGWPDGVDGQYEREVLFLSGGNSTYVKPEDRPVIKALFPQARFAKLPDTGHWLHAEKPRDFEASLRAFLTLG; encoded by the coding sequence ATGTTGAATTACACTGAATATGGCACCAAAGGCGACGCGCCTGCCCTGCTGATCGTGCACGGACTTTTCGGGTCAGGCCGCAATTGGGGCGTGATCGCCAAACGGATGTCCGACCAGCGCCGCGTGGTGACCGTCGATATGCGCAACCACGGGGACAGCCCGCGCGCGCAGACGCAAAGCTACCCCGAGATGGCCGCCGATCTGGCAGAGGTCATCACCCATCTTGGCGCGCCAATGGATGTCTGCGGGCATTCGATGGGCGGTAAGGCGGCGATGATGCTGGCGCTGAACCATCCCGAACTGGTGAACCGTCTGGTGGTCGCCGATATCGCTCCTGTCGCTTATGGCCACAGCCAGCAAGAGTTTATCGATGCGATGCGCAGGGTTGATCTGGGCACGCTCACCCGCCGCTCTGACGCCTCTGACCAATTGGCGGCTGCGGGGGTCGAGCCTGCGTTGCAAAGCTTTTTCACCCAGTCTCTGGATGTGCCCAACAAGACCTGGAAGCTGAACCTTGATGTGCTTGAGGCAGAGATGTCCAAGATCGTCGGCTGGCCCGATGGGGTCGATGGGCAATACGAGAGGGAGGTGCTGTTCCTGTCCGGCGGCAACTCCACCTATGTCAAACCCGAAGACCGCCCCGTGATCAAGGCGCTGTTCCCGCAGGCGCGCTTTGCCAAGCTGCCGGACACGGGCCATTGGCTGCATGCAGAAAAGCCGCGCGACTTTGAGGCGTCTTTGCGGGCCTTCCTGACGCTCGGGTAA
- a CDS encoding NAD kinase gives MKIAFIASRSDVAQDALTALSARYGNVTREEAEVIVALGGDGFMLQALHDSQELSTPVYGMNRGTIGFLMNAYAEEDLVDRLRAAEEAVINPLVMVATHANGETSKALALNEVALLREGPQAAKLRISVDGRVRMEELVCDGALVATPAGSTAYNYSAHGPILPIGADVLALTAMAAFRPRRWRGALLPKTVTVRFDVLEPAKRPVMADADGNSYRDVVAVEITSDPLIKHRILFDPGHGLEERLISEQFN, from the coding sequence ATGAAGATCGCTTTTATTGCCAGCCGCTCTGATGTTGCACAGGATGCGTTGACGGCGCTGAGCGCACGATACGGCAATGTCACGCGCGAGGAGGCAGAGGTTATCGTCGCCCTTGGGGGGGACGGGTTCATGCTGCAGGCGCTGCACGACTCGCAAGAGCTGTCGACGCCGGTCTATGGCATGAACCGTGGCACCATCGGGTTCTTGATGAACGCCTATGCCGAAGAGGATCTGGTGGATCGTCTTCGCGCAGCAGAAGAGGCGGTGATCAACCCGCTGGTGATGGTCGCCACCCATGCGAATGGCGAGACCTCCAAGGCGCTGGCCTTGAACGAGGTCGCCTTGCTGCGCGAAGGGCCGCAGGCCGCCAAGCTGCGGATCAGCGTCGACGGGCGCGTGCGGATGGAGGAGCTGGTCTGCGATGGCGCACTGGTGGCGACGCCTGCCGGGTCCACCGCCTATAATTACTCCGCGCACGGCCCGATCCTGCCGATTGGCGCGGACGTGCTGGCGCTGACGGCGATGGCGGCGTTTCGGCCACGGCGCTGGCGCGGGGCCTTGCTGCCGAAAACGGTGACCGTACGCTTTGATGTGCTAGAGCCCGCCAAACGCCCTGTGATGGCCGACGCCGACGGGAATTCCTACCGCGATGTCGTCGCGGTCGAGATCACCTCGGACCCGTTGATCAAGCACCGTATCCTGTTCGATCCGGGCCACGGTCTGGAAGAACGGCTGATCAGCGAGCAGTTCAACTAA
- a CDS encoding propionyl-CoA synthetase: MGYHDIYKSCQDNPEAYWLEQSKAIDWEEEPRQALFDKGNDLYEWFADAKVNACYNAVDRHVENGRADQVAIIHDSPITGTQTKITFAELQTRVAAVAGALQANGVGKGDRVIIYMPMVPEALEAMLACARIGAVHSVVFGGFASNELAVRINDCTPKAIIAASCGLEPARVVAYKPLLDGAIEQADHKPDFCLILQREQAPCDLTPGRDLDWHEAQKGTTPAPCVAVEGNHPAYILYTSGTTGAPKGVVRQTAGHLVALNWTMKNIYNVDPGDVFWAASDVGWVVGHSYICYGPLVHGNTTVVFEGKPVGTPDAGTFWRVISEHNVRSFFTAPTAIRAVKREDPKGEEIGKYDISCLRALYLAGERADPDTVIWAQEKLGKPVYDHWWQTETGYTIVGNPAGLEALPVKVGSPTVPMPGYDVQILNEAGEPQPAGTLGSIAIKLPLPPGTLPTLWNAEDRFRKSYLTTYPGYYETGDAGKIDEDGYLYIMARTDDVINVAGHRLSTGAMEEVLADHPDVAECAVIGVSDPLKGQAPMGFVCLSKGVDRPHAEIAAECQQRVRDQIGPVAAYKMTLVVDRLPKTRSGKILRATMVKLADAEPFKLPATIDDPAILDEIKSALQTIGYAKDA; encoded by the coding sequence ATGGGATATCACGACATTTACAAAAGCTGTCAGGACAACCCCGAAGCCTACTGGCTAGAGCAGTCCAAAGCCATCGATTGGGAGGAAGAGCCCCGTCAGGCGTTGTTCGACAAGGGCAATGATCTGTACGAATGGTTCGCCGACGCCAAAGTAAATGCGTGCTATAACGCCGTTGACCGCCATGTGGAAAACGGCCGTGCCGATCAAGTGGCGATCATCCATGACAGCCCGATCACCGGCACCCAGACCAAGATCACCTTTGCCGAGCTGCAAACCCGCGTCGCCGCTGTCGCCGGTGCGCTACAGGCCAATGGCGTGGGCAAAGGCGACCGCGTGATCATCTATATGCCGATGGTCCCCGAAGCGCTTGAGGCGATGCTCGCCTGCGCACGGATCGGGGCGGTACATTCGGTCGTGTTCGGCGGCTTTGCCTCGAACGAACTAGCCGTGCGGATCAACGACTGCACCCCCAAAGCGATCATCGCCGCTTCCTGCGGGTTGGAACCAGCGCGCGTCGTGGCCTATAAGCCGCTGCTTGACGGGGCCATTGAACAGGCCGACCACAAACCCGATTTCTGCCTGATCCTGCAACGCGAACAGGCCCCCTGCGATCTGACACCGGGGCGCGATCTGGATTGGCACGAAGCGCAAAAAGGCACCACCCCCGCGCCCTGCGTCGCGGTGGAGGGCAACCACCCTGCCTACATTCTTTACACCTCGGGCACGACCGGCGCGCCCAAGGGCGTGGTGCGCCAAACCGCGGGGCATCTGGTGGCGCTGAACTGGACGATGAAGAACATCTACAACGTCGATCCGGGCGATGTCTTCTGGGCTGCCTCCGATGTGGGCTGGGTCGTGGGGCACAGCTATATCTGCTATGGCCCACTGGTGCATGGCAACACCACCGTTGTGTTCGAAGGCAAGCCCGTGGGCACACCCGACGCGGGCACCTTCTGGCGCGTCATTTCCGAACACAATGTCCGCAGCTTCTTTACCGCCCCCACCGCGATCCGCGCCGTCAAACGCGAAGATCCCAAGGGCGAGGAGATTGGCAAATACGACATTTCCTGCTTGCGCGCGCTGTATCTCGCGGGCGAGCGCGCCGACCCCGACACCGTGATCTGGGCGCAGGAAAAGCTGGGCAAACCCGTCTATGACCATTGGTGGCAGACCGAAACCGGCTATACCATCGTCGGCAACCCCGCCGGACTGGAGGCGCTGCCGGTCAAGGTCGGCTCCCCCACGGTGCCGATGCCGGGCTATGACGTGCAGATCCTGAACGAGGCGGGTGAACCGCAACCCGCGGGCACGTTGGGGTCTATCGCGATCAAACTGCCCCTGCCCCCCGGCACGCTGCCCACCCTTTGGAATGCCGAAGATCGCTTCCGCAAAAGTTACCTCACGACCTATCCCGGATACTACGAAACCGGCGATGCGGGAAAGATCGACGAGGATGGATATCTTTATATCATGGCGCGCACCGATGACGTGATCAACGTCGCCGGTCACCGCTTGTCCACCGGCGCGATGGAGGAGGTTCTGGCTGACCACCCCGATGTGGCTGAATGTGCTGTGATCGGCGTCAGCGATCCGCTGAAGGGCCAAGCCCCGATGGGGTTTGTGTGCCTGTCAAAAGGGGTCGACCGCCCCCATGCCGAGATTGCAGCCGAATGCCAGCAACGGGTGCGTGACCAGATCGGGCCAGTGGCAGCCTATAAGATGACGCTGGTGGTGGATCGCTTGCCCAAGACGCGTTCAGGCAAAATCCTGCGGGCGACAATGGTCAAACTGGCGGATGCAGAGCCGTTCAAATTGCCCGCTACGATCGACGATCCGGCCATTCTGGACGAGATAAAGTCGGCGCTGCAAACCATCGGCTACGCCAAGGACGCCTGA
- a CDS encoding CsbD family protein, producing MNWDTIKGNWSQMTGKVKEEWGDLTDDDLTEAAGERDQLVGKIQARYGVAKDEAERQVDSFVAKH from the coding sequence ATGAATTGGGATACAATCAAAGGTAACTGGAGCCAGATGACCGGTAAGGTCAAAGAAGAATGGGGTGATCTGACCGACGATGACCTGACAGAAGCCGCCGGCGAACGCGATCAGCTGGTCGGCAAGATCCAAGCGCGCTACGGCGTTGCCAAAGACGAGGCGGAGCGTCAGGTAGACAGCTTCGTGGCCAAACACTAA